A genomic region of Deltaproteobacteria bacterium CG11_big_fil_rev_8_21_14_0_20_42_23 contains the following coding sequences:
- the lpdA gene encoding dihydrolipoyl dehydrogenase — MSQHTFDLIVIGAGPGGYVAAIRAAQLGMNVACVEKQYLGGTCLNVGCIPSKALLESSELYETAVHKAKDHGISIEKVSIDFKKMIERKDRVVKQLTSGVGGLFKKNKVTHFSGTAKILGTGKVEVDQAGEKTELQASNIIIATGSAPIQIPSLPFGDRIISSTEALALTEIPESLIVVGGGYIGLEMGSVYMRLGTKVTVVEALDRLTPGMDSDISKALQRVLSKQGMTFMLSTKVKSAKAKKNEVEVSVEDANGEVSSLNASYVLVSVGRKPYTDGLGLDEAGIERDEKGRIKVDGNWKTNLEGVYAVGDVIDGPMLAHKASEEGVALVEQLAGHHTQMNYNTIPAAVYTWPEAACVGITEEQAKEQGIDYKTAKFPFMANGRAISMGEKDGFVKLIADKTTDRLIGAHIIGPRASDMIAELTLGMEFGVTGEDIALTIHAHPTLAESVKEAALGLGSGMIHM; from the coding sequence ATGTAGCCTGCGTTGAAAAGCAATACCTTGGCGGAACATGCCTAAACGTAGGATGCATACCCAGCAAGGCTTTGCTGGAGTCATCTGAACTTTACGAAACAGCTGTGCACAAAGCAAAAGATCATGGCATCAGCATTGAAAAAGTAAGCATCGACTTCAAAAAAATGATCGAACGAAAAGACCGCGTGGTAAAGCAGCTCACATCAGGTGTTGGTGGACTTTTCAAAAAAAATAAAGTGACGCATTTTTCAGGAACCGCAAAAATTCTTGGCACCGGAAAAGTTGAAGTAGATCAAGCTGGAGAAAAAACTGAGTTGCAAGCAAGCAACATCATCATTGCAACTGGCAGCGCACCTATTCAAATTCCATCACTTCCTTTTGGTGATCGCATTATTAGCTCAACCGAAGCTCTTGCTCTTACCGAAATTCCCGAAAGCTTGATCGTTGTTGGCGGTGGATACATCGGCCTTGAAATGGGTTCTGTGTATATGCGACTTGGAACAAAAGTAACTGTTGTTGAAGCACTTGATCGCCTTACTCCTGGAATGGACAGCGATATCAGCAAAGCCTTGCAGCGCGTGCTCTCTAAGCAAGGCATGACTTTCATGCTTTCCACAAAAGTAAAGTCTGCCAAAGCAAAAAAGAATGAAGTGGAAGTAAGTGTTGAAGATGCAAACGGTGAAGTTTCTTCTTTAAACGCAAGTTACGTTTTAGTTTCTGTTGGCCGAAAACCTTACACCGATGGCTTGGGCCTTGATGAAGCTGGCATCGAACGCGACGAAAAAGGCCGCATCAAAGTAGATGGAAACTGGAAAACAAATCTCGAAGGTGTTTACGCCGTTGGTGATGTCATTGACGGACCAATGCTTGCGCACAAAGCAAGTGAAGAAGGTGTTGCACTGGTAGAACAACTCGCTGGGCATCACACTCAAATGAATTACAATACCATTCCTGCCGCAGTGTATACCTGGCCAGAAGCAGCCTGCGTGGGCATCACCGAGGAACAAGCAAAAGAACAAGGCATCGATTACAAAACCGCAAAGTTTCCGTTCATGGCAAACGGCCGCGCTATTTCCATGGGCGAAAAAGACGGCTTCGTAAAACTGATCGCCGACAAAACCACAGACCGCCTCATCGGCGCGCACATCATCGGCCCACGCGCATCAGATATGATTGCAGAATTAACCCTTGGAATGGAATTTGGTGTAACAGGCGAAGACATTGCACTTACCATCCACGCCCACCCAACCCTTGCAGAGTCTGTAAAAGAAGCCGCCTTAGGTTTAGGATCTGGAATGATTCATATGTAA